One genomic window of Mucilaginibacter sp. SJ includes the following:
- a CDS encoding TetR/AcrR family transcriptional regulator, whose product MSIAERKLEEKQEMHKRILNGARKIFLEKGYEQASMRSIANEINYSPGSLYFYFKDKSEIFQELHKEGFQLLLNQFKVLDKVGDPFERLKAMGRIVIQFAQENKDYYNLMFLVEEPAKSSEESGFKIAQEAIDSLATVIKDCQQKGKFKDMDTEDLTFMILSAMHGICALFCKDRTVNFVGKTNEELMERGYECFVALLEKG is encoded by the coding sequence ATGAGCATAGCAGAAAGAAAATTAGAAGAGAAGCAGGAAATGCATAAACGGATCTTAAATGGTGCGCGTAAGATATTCCTTGAAAAAGGCTATGAGCAAGCCAGCATGCGTAGTATTGCCAATGAGATCAATTACAGCCCTGGTTCGCTTTATTTTTATTTCAAAGATAAAAGTGAGATTTTCCAGGAGTTACATAAAGAAGGGTTTCAACTACTGCTCAACCAGTTCAAAGTTTTGGACAAAGTGGGTGATCCTTTTGAGCGCCTGAAAGCGATGGGTCGCATCGTTATCCAATTTGCGCAAGAAAATAAGGATTATTATAACCTGATGTTTCTCGTTGAAGAACCGGCAAAATCGTCTGAAGAGAGTGGCTTTAAGATCGCACAGGAAGCTATCGATAGCCTGGCCACTGTGATAAAAGACTGCCAGCAGAAGGGCAAGTTCAAAGACATGGATACGGAAGATCTCACCTTTATGATCCTTTCGGCCATGCATGGCATCTGTGCGCTTTTCTGTAAAGACCGGACGGTAAATTTTGTCGGCAAAACGAATGAAGAATTAATGGAAAGGGGTTACGAGTGTTTCGTTGCGCTGCTTGAAAAAGGATAA
- a CDS encoding helix-turn-helix domain-containing protein produces MSKAETLQDFYQRKVNWLPGNLQQSIGHFNVFRIEDCIGPNAKQVTYSRRTFYKISLMRGDNIIHYADKSIKLSGSTLMFFSAMVPYTFEHMSDDRTGFFCIFTEEFFLEKFRTGLSEFPMFGLNAKPVYALNDEQDAYVTALFQKMLSEINTEYAFKYDLLRNYVTEVIYYALKTEPSENVYKHVDAKSRITSVFTELLERQFPIETPSQRFALRSANDFAQRLSVHVNHLNRAIRETTGKTTTDHIADRLLSEAKSLLRHTDWNISEIGYCLGFEEPTHFNNFFKKQTQQTPSSFRNV; encoded by the coding sequence ATGTCGAAAGCAGAAACACTTCAAGATTTTTATCAAAGAAAGGTTAACTGGCTGCCCGGTAACCTTCAGCAAAGCATCGGTCACTTTAATGTGTTCAGGATTGAAGATTGTATTGGCCCCAACGCGAAGCAGGTAACCTACAGCCGCCGTACCTTTTATAAGATCAGCCTGATGCGCGGCGATAACATCATTCATTACGCCGATAAAAGTATCAAGCTTTCGGGCTCAACACTGATGTTCTTCAGCGCCATGGTGCCTTATACATTTGAGCACATGTCTGATGACCGCACAGGTTTCTTCTGCATATTTACCGAGGAGTTTTTTCTGGAGAAATTCAGAACCGGCTTAAGCGAGTTTCCGATGTTTGGCCTTAATGCCAAGCCAGTTTATGCCTTAAATGATGAACAGGACGCTTATGTAACCGCTCTTTTTCAGAAAATGCTATCCGAGATCAATACCGAGTATGCTTTTAAATATGATCTGCTCCGTAATTATGTTACGGAAGTAATTTATTATGCGCTTAAAACGGAACCATCCGAAAATGTTTATAAGCATGTTGATGCCAAATCACGCATAACATCGGTATTTACCGAGCTGCTTGAAAGGCAGTTCCCTATTGAAACCCCTTCACAGCGGTTTGCATTGCGATCGGCCAATGATTTTGCACAACGGCTTTCGGTGCATGTAAACCATCTGAACAGGGCAATCCGCGAAACTACTGGCAAAACCACTACCGATCATATTGCCGACAGGCTGCTGAGCGAAGCCAAATCATTATTAAGGCATACAGACTGGAACATTTCTGAAATTGGTTATTGCCTGGGCTTTGAGGAGCCTACACATTTTAATAACTTTTTCAAGAAACAAACCCAACAAACGCCAAGCTCGTTTCGAAATGTTTGA
- a CDS encoding oxidoreductase — protein MDNNKVWFITGASKGFGLSLVKQLLDAGQLVAATSRNLQELTTAVNTTSNNFLPLQVDLVNDSSVSLALQHTYEAFGRIDVVINNAGYGIGGAIEELSDAETRMAFDVNVFGTLNVIRAAMPYLRKQRSGHIINISSIAGITANTGWAIYAGAKYAVIGISEVLAADVKELGIKVTVVAPGAFRTSFLTAGSLSITDNQIDDYTEVRAIHNKYLKMDGKQAGDPEKAATAIINTVYEENPPLYLLLGGDAYNRALAKLDTLHNEIRQWEDVTCSTDF, from the coding sequence ATGGACAACAACAAAGTATGGTTTATTACCGGGGCTTCGAAGGGTTTTGGCCTCAGCTTAGTAAAACAACTACTGGATGCAGGACAGCTTGTTGCCGCTACTTCCAGAAATTTACAGGAATTAACCACTGCGGTTAATACAACAAGCAATAATTTTTTACCCCTACAGGTCGATCTGGTAAACGATAGCAGTGTATCGCTTGCATTGCAACACACTTATGAGGCTTTTGGCCGTATCGATGTAGTGATCAACAACGCCGGTTATGGCATCGGTGGTGCTATTGAAGAACTTAGTGATGCCGAAACTCGTATGGCATTTGATGTAAACGTATTTGGTACGCTGAACGTAATCCGTGCGGCAATGCCTTACCTGCGCAAACAGCGCTCGGGCCATATCATCAATATTTCATCTATCGCAGGTATTACAGCTAATACCGGCTGGGCAATTTATGCAGGGGCCAAATATGCCGTGATCGGTATTTCGGAAGTACTTGCTGCGGATGTTAAAGAATTGGGCATCAAGGTAACCGTGGTTGCTCCCGGCGCTTTCCGCACCAGCTTTCTTACTGCAGGATCGCTTTCAATTACTGACAACCAAATTGATGATTATACAGAAGTACGTGCCATTCATAACAAATACCTCAAAATGGACGGCAAGCAAGCCGGCGACCCGGAAAAAGCGGCTACTGCTATTATCAACACAGTTTATGAAGAAAACCCGCCATTGTACCTTTTATTAGGTGGCGATGCATATAATCGCGCTTTGGCAAAGCTTGATACTTTACACAATGAAATCAGGCAGTGGGAGGATGTAACCTGCTCAACTGATTTCTAA
- a CDS encoding oxidoreductase, which translates to MENNKVWFVTGASKGLGLALVKKLLNEGYKVAATSRNLSDLTKAVNMQNEQFLPLAVNLTNEDSVQEAVELTVKTFGKIDVIVNNAGYGLLGGIEELTDREARDNFEVNVFGSLNVIRMVLPYLRAQKSGHILNVSSIGGFTGAFAGAGIYCATKFAVNGFSETLSAEVAPFGIKVTIVQPGYFRTNFLSTGSLAVPQNQIADYQNVRDAINFHQNDMDQQQAGDPEKAAAAMISITTEANPPLNLFLGEDAYGLAEQKLTFVKNELETWKELTLSTAIQQ; encoded by the coding sequence ATGGAAAACAACAAAGTATGGTTTGTAACCGGTGCCTCAAAAGGACTGGGACTTGCCTTAGTAAAAAAACTATTGAATGAAGGCTATAAAGTAGCCGCTACATCGCGCAATTTAAGCGATTTGACCAAAGCAGTTAACATGCAAAACGAGCAGTTTTTGCCCCTCGCCGTTAACTTAACCAACGAAGACAGTGTGCAGGAAGCCGTTGAACTTACTGTAAAAACCTTCGGAAAAATTGACGTTATTGTCAATAACGCCGGTTACGGCTTATTGGGCGGTATTGAAGAATTGACCGACCGCGAGGCCCGTGATAACTTTGAGGTTAACGTATTTGGATCATTGAATGTGATCCGCATGGTGTTGCCTTATTTGCGTGCTCAAAAATCAGGTCATATTTTAAATGTGTCATCGATAGGTGGATTTACAGGTGCGTTTGCAGGCGCCGGTATTTACTGTGCCACCAAATTTGCCGTTAATGGTTTCTCCGAAACATTATCAGCAGAAGTGGCGCCATTCGGTATTAAGGTTACCATTGTACAGCCGGGTTATTTCAGGACTAATTTCCTTTCAACCGGTTCATTGGCAGTGCCTCAAAACCAGATAGCCGACTATCAGAATGTACGCGATGCAATTAACTTTCACCAGAACGACATGGACCAGCAACAGGCCGGCGACCCTGAAAAAGCAGCCGCGGCTATGATCAGCATAACTACTGAAGCTAACCCGCCGCTTAATTTGTTTTTGGGTGAGGATGCTTATGGCCTGGCAGAACAAAAGCTGACATTCGTTAAAAACGAATTAGAAACATGGAAAGAACTAACGCTTTCAACAGCAATACAACAATAA
- a CDS encoding SDR family NAD(P)-dependent oxidoreductase, translating to MKKALITGASGGIGLETARRLASQNYRITLVARSEEKLNKAVKDLGGTGHTILVADLTNKDDLQKLVTHLKTEKYDILINNAGAGMYGKFTEIPLADQLAGMQLNMDALVTLSYGFLQNAKSGDTLVNIGSLLAHSSLPGGAVYAATKSFVASFSESLWFEFKKKDIFVMGFNPGATNSDFHANAGGHISDFPKFVMSSVEDVAKELVKALEKKRKPRVVQGWKNRLMLFGFKLLNRKAAVNIMGQISPGMQN from the coding sequence ATGAAAAAAGCATTGATCACAGGAGCAAGCGGCGGCATAGGGCTGGAAACAGCCAGACGCCTGGCTTCTCAAAACTACCGGATAACGCTGGTAGCCCGTAGCGAGGAAAAATTAAATAAGGCAGTAAAAGATCTGGGTGGCACCGGCCATACCATTTTGGTTGCGGACCTGACGAACAAAGACGACCTGCAAAAATTGGTAACCCATTTAAAAACTGAAAAATACGATATCCTGATTAACAACGCAGGGGCAGGTATGTACGGAAAATTCACCGAAATTCCCTTAGCAGATCAACTGGCCGGTATGCAGCTCAATATGGATGCATTGGTGACCTTGTCTTATGGCTTTTTGCAAAATGCCAAATCAGGAGATACTTTGGTAAATATAGGTTCTCTGCTTGCTCATTCTTCCTTACCAGGAGGCGCTGTTTATGCAGCTACCAAGAGCTTTGTTGCCAGTTTCTCAGAATCCTTGTGGTTCGAGTTTAAGAAAAAAGATATTTTCGTAATGGGTTTTAACCCGGGTGCCACAAATTCCGACTTTCACGCAAACGCCGGCGGGCATATCAGCGATTTTCCAAAATTTGTAATGTCTTCTGTTGAGGATGTTGCGAAAGAGCTCGTTAAAGCTTTGGAAAAGAAGAGGAAACCAAGAGTTGTACAAGGCTGGAAAAACAGGCTTATGTTATTTGGATTTAAGTTATTGAACCGCAAAGCCGCTGTAAACATCATGGGGCAAATCAGTCCCGGAATGCAAAACTAA
- a CDS encoding efflux RND transporter periplasmic adaptor subunit: MKNIQLFSILIAAFTLIASCKEKHKEENPIGEPDIIPVKIASVATLGVPDQITATGLVSTEDEAKYAFKIGGVISRILVQEGQFFKKGQLLATLNATEISAGLAQSSLAVEKAQRDYSRAMNLYKDSVYTLEQLQNTKTALDVAQKAREAVAFNDRYSKIYAASDGFVSKKIANEGEVIAEGMPVLLINSTEQHNSYSLKVGVTDREWAIIKSGQTAKVTLDGYVGQKFHAVVFRKSQAADRELGSFQVELKLNLNGIKPAVGMFGKAEIATHQDENVMVIPYNSLVEADGNKGFVFTTVGTSRVKRIPVTILKFDNDNVYLKDKLEGIDQIVVSNSAYLNEQSIIKIIK, encoded by the coding sequence ATGAAAAATATACAATTATTCAGCATTTTAATAGCAGCATTTACCTTAATCGCTTCTTGTAAAGAAAAACACAAGGAAGAAAATCCAATAGGCGAGCCGGATATCATACCGGTTAAAATCGCCTCGGTGGCAACATTAGGCGTACCCGACCAAATCACGGCCACAGGTCTGGTAAGTACAGAGGACGAAGCCAAATATGCCTTTAAAATAGGCGGCGTGATCAGCCGGATCCTGGTACAGGAAGGCCAGTTCTTTAAAAAAGGCCAATTGCTGGCAACCCTCAATGCTACAGAAATATCTGCAGGTTTGGCGCAATCAAGCTTGGCTGTGGAAAAGGCACAACGTGATTACAGTCGTGCAATGAACCTTTACAAAGACAGTGTTTACACATTAGAGCAATTGCAGAATACCAAAACCGCTTTGGATGTTGCTCAAAAAGCAAGGGAAGCGGTTGCCTTTAATGATCGTTATTCCAAAATATACGCGGCATCTGATGGCTTTGTAAGCAAAAAGATAGCAAACGAAGGCGAAGTGATTGCCGAAGGGATGCCGGTGTTGCTCATCAACTCTACCGAACAGCACAACAGCTATTCCCTAAAGGTTGGGGTAACTGACCGAGAATGGGCCATCATTAAATCGGGACAAACAGCCAAAGTAACGCTCGATGGGTACGTTGGCCAAAAGTTTCATGCCGTGGTATTTCGCAAATCGCAGGCCGCGGATCGCGAGCTTGGTTCTTTCCAGGTAGAGTTAAAGCTGAATTTAAATGGCATAAAGCCTGCAGTAGGTATGTTTGGCAAAGCAGAAATAGCCACCCACCAGGACGAAAATGTTATGGTGATTCCCTACAACTCACTGGTGGAAGCCGACGGCAATAAAGGCTTCGTGTTTACCACTGTCGGCACCAGCAGGGTAAAAAGGATACCGGTTACTATCCTGAAGTTCGACAACGACAATGTATACCTCAAAGATAAACTCGAAGGTATTGATCAGATCGTGGTATCCAACAGTGCGTACCTCAACGAACAGTCCATTATTAAAATCATCAAATAA
- a CDS encoding TolC family protein, with the protein MKTKNKKIYGFVLLATAFLPAPSVKAQSKLDDYIREGLSSNQSIKQQGFVLEQNIYALKEAKSMFGPDVTFSTTYTKADGGRTIDFPTGDLFNGVYSTLNKLTGSNAFPQLQNQRILLNPDNFYDAKFRTTLPILNAELVYNKRIKAQQVDLQKTEVLLYKRELVKEIKTAYYNYSKAVYATMIYESSLRLVVEGQRINTKLYDNSKVNRTVVLRSQNEVSRINASLTGAKKTAESARYYFNFLINRPLTDSILLEDINTLPAREQLLGNSINGREELAKLKIAKDINGNLTGMAKSYIIPKLGTFIDLGSQAFDWKFNNQSRYYLFGVSLEWNLFSSGKNNYRVKQALADREALASQTDYVQQQLLTELKVKQAGMQTAIAQYEAAQSQLKTSQTYYNDMVKLYKQGMAIYIELLDAQNQWIDAQLNANIALYDTWIAYTAIERANASFTIQQ; encoded by the coding sequence ATGAAAACTAAAAACAAAAAAATATACGGTTTTGTCCTGTTGGCAACAGCCTTTTTACCCGCCCCATCAGTAAAAGCCCAAAGCAAGCTGGATGATTACATCCGCGAGGGGCTCAGTTCCAATCAAAGCATAAAACAACAGGGCTTTGTGCTCGAACAAAATATATATGCCCTCAAGGAAGCGAAAAGCATGTTTGGGCCGGATGTGACTTTTTCAACCACTTATACTAAAGCCGACGGTGGACGAACGATCGATTTTCCGACAGGTGACCTGTTTAACGGAGTTTATTCCACGCTAAACAAATTGACCGGCAGCAATGCCTTTCCTCAGCTGCAAAACCAGCGCATTTTGCTCAATCCAGACAATTTTTATGATGCCAAATTCCGTACAACCCTCCCCATATTAAACGCGGAGCTGGTTTATAATAAACGGATCAAAGCGCAGCAGGTCGATCTGCAAAAAACAGAAGTACTGCTTTATAAACGCGAACTGGTTAAAGAAATCAAAACGGCCTACTACAATTACTCTAAAGCCGTTTATGCTACCATGATCTATGAATCCTCGCTCAGGCTGGTTGTAGAAGGTCAAAGGATTAATACAAAGCTGTACGACAACAGCAAAGTAAACCGGACCGTTGTGCTCAGGAGCCAGAATGAAGTATCCCGGATCAACGCTTCACTCACCGGAGCGAAGAAAACAGCCGAATCGGCACGCTACTATTTTAACTTCCTGATAAACCGCCCACTTACAGATAGCATCCTTTTAGAGGATATTAACACGCTACCCGCCAGGGAACAATTGTTGGGAAACAGCATTAACGGCAGAGAGGAATTGGCTAAACTCAAGATCGCTAAAGACATTAATGGCAACCTTACTGGGATGGCGAAATCTTATATCATCCCTAAATTAGGGACTTTTATTGACCTTGGCTCGCAGGCTTTTGACTGGAAGTTCAATAACCAAAGCCGCTATTATCTATTCGGTGTATCCCTTGAATGGAACCTGTTCTCTTCAGGAAAAAACAATTATCGGGTAAAGCAGGCACTCGCCGATCGCGAGGCCTTGGCATCACAAACCGATTATGTACAGCAGCAATTGCTTACCGAGCTTAAAGTTAAGCAGGCTGGTATGCAAACCGCCATTGCGCAGTATGAGGCAGCCCAATCCCAATTGAAAACCAGCCAGACCTACTACAATGATATGGTGAAGTTATACAAGCAGGGAATGGCTATTTACATCGAACTGCTGGACGCTCAAAACCAGTGGATAGATGCCCAGCTTAACGCCAATATTGCTCTTTACGACACCTGGATAGCCTATACGGCCATCGAACGCGCCAATGCCAGTTTCACTATTCAACAATAA
- a CDS encoding NAD(P)/FAD-dependent oxidoreductase, which translates to MKDNKNFDVIIVGGSYAGLSAAMSLGRALRNVLIIDSGLPCNRQTPHSHNFITQDGEKPGVIAEKAKQQVLKYDTVKFLIDLAVSGTKTDKGFEISTQSGKIFSAKKLVFATGLKDTMPNIKGFSECWGITVLHCPYCHGYEVKNEKTGIFANGYGAFHLSRLINNWTKDLTIFTNGKSELTQEQTDEIKRHNISIIEKEITSLKHKDGVVEEIIFSDNSTFQLKVIYSRPPFEQHCKIPELLGCELTEQGLVKVDAFQKTTVDNIFACGDSTNPLRSVPYAVSTGSNSGVFLNNAIIEEDFLK; encoded by the coding sequence ATGAAAGATAACAAAAATTTCGACGTAATCATAGTTGGCGGAAGCTATGCAGGACTTTCGGCAGCAATGTCTTTGGGACGAGCATTAAGAAATGTTCTAATCATTGACAGCGGTTTGCCCTGTAACCGGCAAACACCCCATTCACATAACTTCATTACGCAAGATGGAGAAAAACCAGGCGTTATTGCGGAAAAAGCAAAACAACAAGTGTTGAAATATGACACGGTAAAATTCTTAATTGACCTTGCCGTTAGCGGAACAAAAACTGATAAAGGCTTTGAGATTTCAACTCAATCAGGAAAAATATTTTCGGCTAAAAAATTAGTTTTTGCAACAGGACTAAAAGATACAATGCCAAACATTAAGGGATTTTCTGAATGTTGGGGAATTACGGTACTCCATTGTCCCTATTGTCATGGGTATGAAGTAAAGAATGAAAAAACAGGGATTTTCGCAAATGGATATGGTGCATTTCACTTGTCCCGACTTATTAATAACTGGACAAAGGATTTAACGATATTTACCAATGGTAAATCGGAATTGACACAAGAGCAAACCGATGAAATCAAAAGACACAATATTTCAATAATTGAAAAGGAAATCACCTCATTAAAACACAAAGACGGAGTAGTTGAAGAAATAATTTTTTCAGACAATTCAACTTTTCAATTAAAAGTTATCTATTCAAGACCACCTTTTGAACAACACTGTAAAATCCCCGAATTATTGGGTTGTGAATTGACAGAACAGGGACTTGTCAAAGTAGATGCATTTCAGAAGACAACAGTAGACAATATATTCGCTTGTGGAGACAGCACCAATCCTCTTCGTTCTGTACCATATGCTGTATCAACAGGGAGTAATTCAGGAGTATTTTTAAATAACGCTATTATAGAAGAAGATTTTTTAAAATGA
- a CDS encoding efflux RND transporter permease subunit translates to MKITNFAVKNYQFTLIIFLLVAVVGVLTLFTMPRSEDPTTHPPQYIITVIYPGTSPKDMEEQVVKPIENKIYGLENIEKILTTVEDGVAVIQPKFKYGVDVDNKYQEISTEINALKNSELPRDIYLIKTEKVASSDVKVLQVALVSDNASGKLLRDQADMLKTRLEKITNLKEVKYFGMPEQEIRIDMQLDKLAQLKIPLNVVIGSLQSEAADIPGGSINLDSKIFNVKTSGKFKNVDDVANTVIYNANGKIIYLKDVANVSYKDGVVNHITRLNGHRSILVTAAMKDNVNIASVQGEFLPVLDEFGKTLPENIRLVKNFDQANMVSERLGHLGFDFGLAILLVVITLLPLGFRASLIVMISIPLSLALGLIAMNLLGYSLNQLSIVGLVVALGLLVDDSIVVVENIERWLREGHSRKDAILKGTKQIGVAVVGCTATLVIAFLPLAFLPDAAGEFIRSLPMAVMTSVLASMIVALTLVPFLGSRMLKTHTHGDGNFFLKHLQRFLTVSYARVMPVALKWPKATIGISLALSGLAFFLFTLTGFKLFPTSEKPMFLINIKLPLQADIPESDRVTRLVEGELKKHKEIVYYTSNVGKGNPQIYYNVHQQDVKPDFAQVFVQLDEEASPKSKTDLIKQLRQKFKDFPYARIEVKDFEQGTPIEANIVVRVFGENQDTLRSLSFKVEEILKKNPGTFFVNNELNTYKSDVKIKIDKEKARTLGVLTSDVDKVIRMAVAGLTVGDYIDDRGDSRNVVITLPRDKFSNLDALKNLYVNNVQGTPVLVDQIATISFETSPTAINHFNKSRFAKVTSLTKEHVLANDILKEVVPELNKLKMPPGYYYKLSGEAESEGDALGGNFLSVIILSTFLFVGVLLLQFKTFKGIIIVLSIIPLGILGGVVLLLMTGNPMSMVSIIGFIGLSGIQVKNSLLLVDFTNQLRLDGHSIDEAIAMAGETRFLPVVLTSITAICGLLPIALNPNPLIAPLAIVLIGGLISSTILSRIVTPVMYKLIPPYLESDGEQ, encoded by the coding sequence ATGAAAATCACAAATTTCGCAGTTAAGAACTACCAGTTCACTCTGATCATATTTTTGCTGGTTGCCGTAGTAGGCGTATTAACGCTGTTTACCATGCCCCGCTCGGAAGATCCAACTACGCATCCTCCGCAGTATATCATTACCGTTATTTATCCAGGTACCAGCCCCAAGGATATGGAAGAACAGGTGGTAAAACCCATCGAGAATAAAATCTACGGACTGGAAAACATTGAAAAGATCCTCACTACAGTAGAAGATGGAGTTGCGGTTATCCAGCCAAAGTTTAAATACGGCGTGGATGTAGACAACAAGTATCAGGAGATCTCTACCGAGATCAACGCTTTAAAGAATAGCGAACTGCCCAGGGATATTTATCTGATCAAAACAGAAAAGGTTGCCTCTTCTGATGTAAAAGTATTGCAGGTTGCTTTGGTTTCAGATAACGCATCCGGTAAATTACTCCGCGATCAGGCGGATATGCTGAAAACACGATTAGAAAAGATCACCAACCTGAAAGAAGTAAAATATTTCGGCATGCCCGAACAGGAGATCCGTATTGATATGCAACTGGATAAACTGGCCCAGTTGAAAATACCGCTCAATGTGGTGATCGGCAGTTTGCAAAGCGAGGCCGCGGATATTCCCGGTGGCAGTATCAACCTGGACAGTAAGATCTTCAACGTAAAAACCAGCGGTAAGTTTAAGAATGTTGATGACGTTGCCAATACCGTTATTTATAATGCTAACGGAAAAATCATATACCTGAAAGATGTAGCCAATGTGAGTTATAAGGATGGCGTTGTAAATCACATTACCCGTTTGAACGGGCACCGTTCTATCCTGGTTACGGCAGCAATGAAAGACAACGTGAACATTGCCAGCGTACAAGGAGAGTTCCTTCCGGTATTGGATGAATTCGGCAAAACACTACCTGAAAATATCCGTTTGGTCAAAAACTTCGATCAGGCCAATATGGTATCCGAGCGTTTAGGGCACCTGGGCTTCGACTTTGGACTGGCAATACTTTTAGTGGTGATCACATTATTACCATTAGGCTTCAGGGCCTCCCTGATCGTGATGATCTCTATACCGCTTTCTTTGGCGCTGGGCCTCATTGCCATGAATTTATTGGGGTATTCGTTAAATCAACTGAGCATTGTAGGATTGGTTGTGGCGTTGGGACTGCTGGTGGATGACAGTATTGTTGTAGTAGAAAACATCGAGCGCTGGCTCAGGGAAGGCCATTCACGAAAGGACGCTATCCTGAAAGGCACTAAACAGATCGGTGTGGCCGTAGTTGGCTGTACGGCCACGTTGGTTATCGCATTTTTGCCACTTGCTTTTTTGCCGGATGCAGCGGGTGAATTTATTCGCAGCCTTCCAATGGCCGTGATGACCAGCGTTTTGGCATCTATGATCGTGGCTTTGACGCTTGTACCTTTTTTAGGAAGCCGCATGCTCAAAACGCATACCCATGGCGATGGCAATTTCTTCTTAAAGCACCTGCAACGTTTTCTGACCGTATCTTATGCCCGGGTGATGCCTGTTGCCTTAAAGTGGCCTAAAGCCACCATCGGGATATCATTAGCTTTAAGCGGACTTGCCTTTTTCCTGTTTACCCTAACCGGATTCAAGCTTTTCCCTACTTCTGAAAAGCCAATGTTTTTGATCAATATCAAACTGCCCCTGCAAGCGGATATTCCCGAAAGCGACCGGGTGACCAGGCTGGTAGAAGGTGAATTGAAGAAACACAAGGAGATCGTTTATTATACCTCAAATGTAGGTAAAGGTAATCCCCAGATCTATTACAATGTACACCAGCAGGATGTAAAGCCTGATTTTGCCCAGGTATTTGTTCAACTGGACGAAGAGGCAAGTCCAAAATCGAAAACAGATCTGATCAAACAACTCAGGCAGAAATTTAAAGACTTTCCTTATGCGCGGATTGAAGTGAAAGATTTTGAACAAGGCACGCCGATAGAAGCCAATATCGTTGTCAGGGTATTTGGAGAAAACCAGGATACCTTGCGATCACTTTCGTTTAAAGTTGAAGAGATCCTGAAAAAAAATCCTGGAACTTTTTTTGTCAACAACGAACTGAATACCTACAAATCGGATGTTAAAATAAAAATTGACAAAGAGAAGGCCCGCACCTTAGGTGTGCTTACCAGCGATGTGGATAAAGTGATTAGGATGGCCGTTGCCGGATTGACAGTTGGGGACTATATCGATGACCGGGGCGATTCGCGCAATGTTGTGATCACACTGCCAAGGGATAAGTTTTCTAACCTGGATGCTTTAAAAAACCTCTATGTGAATAACGTTCAGGGTACGCCGGTACTGGTTGATCAGATCGCCACCATTTCATTTGAAACATCGCCCACAGCGATCAATCATTTCAACAAATCACGCTTCGCAAAGGTAACTTCCTTAACCAAAGAGCACGTCCTGGCCAATGATATCCTAAAGGAGGTTGTTCCAGAATTGAATAAATTAAAAATGCCGCCGGGCTATTATTACAAACTTTCGGGAGAAGCAGAATCGGAAGGCGATGCTTTGGGCGGTAACTTTCTGTCGGTAATCATACTAAGTACATTCCTTTTCGTCGGCGTGCTGCTGTTGCAATTCAAAACGTTTAAAGGGATCATTATCGTGTTATCGATCATTCCCCTGGGCATATTAGGCGGTGTGGTGCTGTTACTCATGACAGGCAACCCAATGTCAATGGTATCCATCATCGGTTTTATAGGTCTGTCAGGTATACAGGTTAAAAACTCACTTTTGCTGGTTGATTTTACCAACCAATTGCGCTTGGATGGCCATAGCATTGATGAAGCAATTGCGATGGCAGGCGAAACCCGCTTCCTGCCGGTGGTATTGACATCCATCACTGCCATTTGCGGCTTGCTTCCAATTGCACTGAACCCCAATCCGCTTATAGCGCCATTAGCGATTGTATTGATCGGCGGACTGATCAGTTCAACTATACTGTCGCGAATAGTAACCCCTGTAATGTACAAATTGATTCCGCCGTATTTGGAGAGCGACGGAGAACAATAA